DNA from Roseomonas gilardii subsp. gilardii:
CTGCCCTCCTCTCTGCTGCCCATGAAGCGCCCGGGGCGCGGAGCGGCTGCATCCCCGCCGCGCCCTTCCGCCCCGGCGCCCGGGCGGGTTGCCGGACGCTCTTTCGCCGGGATCATGATGCGCGGCATCGGAGCGGAGGGTCGCGGCGCATGAGTGACGGCAGGACGAGCAATCTGGAAGACCCCCGGCGCCACGCCCCGGCGGCGGAGCGCAACCGCGACCCGATCCTGGCGGTGCTGCGGCGCCACCTTCCGGCGGAAGGGCTGGTGCTGGAGGTGGCGAGCGGCACGGGACAGCATGCGGTGCACTTCGCCGCCGCCCTGCCCGGGCTGGTCTTCCAGCCCAGCGACCCGGACTCCTCGGCCCGGGCCAGCATCGATGCCTGGGCGGCGGCGAGCGGCCTGCCCAACCTGCGCCCGGCCCTGGATCTGGATGCCGGCGCGGAGGACTGGCCCGCGCTCAGCCCCGTGGCGGTGCTGTGCATCAACATGATCCATATCTCGCCCTGGGCGGCAACGCGGGGCCTGCTGGCGGGGTCCGCGCGGGTGCTGCCGGCCGGCGGGGTCCTGCTGCTCTACGGCCCCTATCGGCGGGACGACGTGGAGACCGCGCCCAGCAACGAGGAGTTCGACCGCAGCCTGCGGCGCCGCAACCCCGCCTGGGGCCTGCGGCGCCTGGAGGATGTGACGGCCGAGGCCGCCCGGCATGGCTTCCGCCGGCAGGAGGTCGTGGAGATGCCGGCGAACAATCTCTGCGTGGTCTTCCGCCATGCCGCCGGATGAATGGAGGCTCCGCCCCTCAGGCGGCGCGGCGACGGAACCAGTCCGCGGCCAGCGCGCCGCAGACGCCGAGCAGCATGGTGAAGGCGAGCGGCCGCGCCGTGCCGTCGCTGAGCACGCCGACCACCAGCGCGGCGCTGGCGGCGATGGTGAACTGCAGCATGCCCATCAGCGCCGAGGCCGAGCCGGCCCGCGCGGCCTGCCGCGACAGGGCGCCCACCGCCGCATTGGGCATGATCAGCGAGGAGGTGGCGATGGCGAAGAAGATCGGCAGGAAGACGCTGAGCAGGCCAAAGGGACCGGTCAGCGTGACCACGACCAGGACCAGGATGGCCAGAAAGCAGAAGCGTGCCGCCCAGCTCATCACCCGGTGGTGGCCATAGCGCCCGACCAGCCAGGGATTGAGCTGCGACATGCCGATGAAGCCGATGGCGTTGATGCCGAAGAGCATGCCGAAGACCTGCGGGCTGAGGCCGAAGATCTCGATGAAAACCGGCGGCACGCCGCCGAGATAGGCGAACATCACGAACATCATGAAGCCGCCCATCAGCATGTGGGTGACGAAGCTGGGGTCGCGCAGGATCGCGATGTAGCGCGCGAGGAGGCTGGCGACGCCGAGCGAGACGCGGAATTCCGGCGGCAGCGTGTCCGGCAGGAAGCGCCAGACCAGCAGGCAGGACACGACGCCGTAGAAGGCCGAGACCCAGAAGATCATCCGCCAGTCCGCCACGCCGAGCAGGAGCCCGCCGAGGGAGGGCGCCAGGATCGGCGCCACGCCCATGATCAGCATCAGGCGGGACATCAGGCGCGTGGCCTCCAGCCCCTCGGCCTTGTCACGGATCACGGCGCGCGGGATCACCATGCTGGCGGAGCCGCCGAAGGCCGCGATGGCACGGCATATGGACAGCGTGGCGAGGTCCGGCGCGACGGCGCAGCCGACCGAGGCCAGGGTGTAGATCGCCGTTCCCACCAGCAGCGGCCCGCGCCGGCCGAAGCGGTCGGACAGGGTGCCCTGGGTGATCTGCCCCACGGCCAGCCCCATGAACCAGGCGGCGAGCGTGACCTGCGCCGAGCCGGCACCGCTTCTCAGGCTTTCCTCGATCGCCGGGAAGGCCGGCAGGTACATGTCCGTCGAGATCGGACCGATGGCGGTCAGGAAGCCGAGAAGAAAGGGAAGCCAGGAAGGCATCAGGACACGGGCACCGGTGGAAGGCGGCGATGCGTCGGCATCGGGGCAAGGAGGAGGAGGACGACGCCCGGACCCTGCCGCAAAGCAGTGGCCATGACCATGGGCGCGATCACGGATTCACCCGGCTGGGCGAGATATCCATGCACCTCCCCCGCCAGCCCGGCGCAATACCGGCAGGCGGAAGCCGGGGCCTTTGGGCCCCGCGGTCAGTAGCGCAGGCGGACCGTCACCTCGGTCAGGCCGGGCCCCGCCTGGAACCCGGCCTCGCGCAAGGACGGCGCGCGCATCGGAGTCGGAGCGTCGTTGGAGAAGCCGTATCCCTCCTCCGGCAGGCCGAGCAGGGAGCGGTTGAAGTGATGGTCAGCGTTCTCGTCATGATAGATGGAGACGGCATAGAGCCCCGGGCCTGAAATGGCGAAGCAGGCCTCCAACTGGGTCGCGCCGTTGAGGGGTACGCGCTGCCGCGCGATCGACCCGCCGCTGGCGAGGAAGCGGTCCGGTTGCGAACCGTAAAGGGTGACGGCCACTTCGCCCTTACCGCTGCGCGCGCCCACGACATGGACCATGATCCTCGGGTCCTGGCTGGTGGCGTTGCAGGGCATGGCGCTCTGCTCGGCCTGTGCCGGGCCCTCGGCACGGACCTGCCCCGGGGCCAGGGATGCCCACAGCATCGCCCCGGCGCAGGCCAGGGCCAGGTTCCGGGCGGTGTGGCGGCCCGGGATATGGGATCGCTTCGTCATGGCGGACCTCTCCCCTGATCTCGCGCGACCCGGGGCACGGCCGGCCGGGCCGGGTCCCGGGCCGTCATCCGGTGTCGTCCGTCAGGGCGATACCCCTTCGCCGACGGCTTGTCTGCTGCCGATGGCGCGATCGAGCCATGGCCCAGGAGCAAGTCTTATAAAAGTTATAGAATTTGCCGGAGGATGCATGAATTCTTGTGCAAGACAGATAACCCCTAGAAAAACCTACCAGACATACTTGGAAGTCATTGCTTTTGACTTGAATCATCCGTGTGGAGGGTCCATCTTGCGGTGCAGCGAGACAGGGAAAACGGCGCAGCCAAGCGCCCCCGCCGCAGATGAGGGAAATCGGGATGAACACTTTCCGTGAGATGGGTGAGTCGATGATCATGGCCCATGAGGGTCAGCGCCAGCTCGCCGAGATGCTCTTCGCCAAGCTGCGCAGCTTCTTCAGCCAGATCCGTGCTGCCCGCGCCGCCGCGGACGCCGTCTACCGCTGATCCGGCCGAGCACCAGCCGCCGGCTTTTCAGCCGGCGGGCTGCTCCTCGTCCTTGAGGGCCCAGGCCGATACGGCCTGACAGAGCGCCACAGTCTCCCGCAGGGATGTGGTGATGGTTTCGCCGGGGTTCTCGCTCCTCAGAGCGGAGAGCATCAGGCTTCCGGCCGGTGCGTGCCAGAGCGCCACCACGATCCGGGTTTCCGGCAGGCGCCGCCTGATGCGGCGCAGGAAATGCCGCACCCCCGCAGCGCTGCTGCCTTCCTCCAGAACCGACAGACAGCAGAGACGGATCGCCGCGGGGTCCAGCCGCTCCAGATTCGCCGTCTCCAGCACGTTGTTGCTTTCCGCCCGCGCGCCGAAGCCGTGGCGCCGGAAGATCTGCACCGCCATTTCCGCCGCGAGGTCGTCGAGCTCGCCCCGGCCCGCGATCACCACCATGGCGCCGTCGTTGCGCCAGGACGGTGCCGGCAACCCCTGCCGAATCGGGATCGCATCGGACTCCGCGAGTTCCTCGCCAGGGGCGGGAGTGGGCGGCGGGTCCTCGACCCCGACCGCCAGATCCTCCAGCAGCATGGCCACGTGCCGGCGCAGTTGCCCGAACTGCTCGGGCCCCAGTTCCTCGCGCGAGCGGTCCTCCTGCGCCAGGGTGAGGCCGCGCAGAGCGACCTCGTCGTAATAGACCGAGAGCGGCGTGTGCCGCAGCATCTGCCGCGCCTGGGCCACCAGCCCATCCACATCCCCTTCCAGCGCCCGTTGGTAGAAGGTCTCCTCCGGCCGCAGCGGCGGACCGTCCCCCAGCATGATGTCAAGGAACTTCATGCGTTCGACATGCCGCCCCAGCACCACGAGGCAGACGGTGAGCGGCGTCGCCAGCAGCAGGCCGATAGGGCCCCACATGAAGGCCCAGAAAGTAGCGGAAACGATCACCGATACCGGGGAAAGGCCCGTGCTGTGGCCGTAGAGGAGCGGCTCCAGCGCCTGTCCCATCAGGGGGGCGCTGCAGGCGAAGAGCAGCAGGACATAGATGGCCATGGACCAGCCGGGATCGACCGCCAGGGCCAGCAGCACCGGCGGCAGCACCGCGATGGGTGTGCCAACGAAGGGCACGAAGCGCATCACCCCGGCCAGGATTCCCCAGAGCACGGGATTGGGCAGGCCGATGAGCCAGAGGCCCGTGCCGACGAAGATGCCGTAGCCGGCGTTGAGCGCGACTTGCGCCAGGAAGTAACGCGACAGTCGATAGGCGGCATCGGTCATCGCCGTCATGGTGCGGTGAAGATCCCGCGTGCCGGCGAGGCGGATCAACCGGTCGCGCAGGTCCTCCCGGTACAGAAGAACGAAGATGGTGAAGACCACCACGATGCCGGTGGTCGCGATCGGCTTGAACAGCGGCTCCGCCACGCCACGGGCCAGTTCGAGCGGCGTCAGGTCGGATTGCGCGGAGACGGGTGGCGGGCGCCGGATGGTGCGGGCGCTGTCTTCCAGATTGCCCATGCCGCGCAGCAGCGTGTCCACCTGCCGCACCAGCTCATCCAGCCGCAGCGCGTTGACCTTGCGCTGGATCGCGGCCTGGTAGGTGGAGAGGTTCCCCGCCAGTTGCGCCCCCTGACGGCTGACCGCCAGGCCAATCCCGAGCAGCAAGGCGAAGGCGAGCAGCACCGAGATCAGCACGGCGGGCGCGCGGGGCAGGCGGAAGCGGCGCAGGACCCGCACCACCGGAGCCAGCACGAAGGCCAGCAGCACGGCCAGCACGATCGGCACCAGCAGATCGCGGCCGAGATAGAGGCCGGCGATGACGATGGCGCTGGCGATCAGGGTCATGATGCCCCGTGCCGGAATGGCAACCGGCAAAGGCGGCCGTCTGGTCTCGAACATGCTCATGCAACCGCCTGCTGTACCGCGTCGCCCTGACCCCCGCCACGATGGGCGTGGAATGCGGAGGCAACGCCGGCCGGCCATCCGGGTTCAGGCGGGGGGCCCAGCCCTGATGCATCGCACCACAGGCCGGACCAGTCAGGCAATGCCGCCGGAGCCGGCGGACGGACCCAGTACCCGGATACCTAGTGCCCGGATGCCTAGTGCCCGGACAGGCAGGCGCTCATGAAGCTGCGGCGCGCGTCGCCGGCCAGCTTCTTCGTGCCGGCCTCGGCATTGCAGCTCTTCATGCGGTCCTGCTGGGTGGCGGGCGCGGCGGCGCTTTGCGTGCTGTCCGCCTTTCCGGAGAGGCAGGCGCTCATGAACTGCTTCCGGCCGTCGCCGGACAGGGAACGGGTCTTGGCCGTGGCGTTGCAGTCCGTCATGCGCTGCTGCTGCGCCGTCTGGGCTGCCGACTGGGCGTGGGAGACCGAATAGGCGCCGGACAGGCTCAGAAGCGCTGCCGAGGCCAGGAGAGTCGGGAACAACCGCATGGCAGGAGGATTCTCCGCTACGACAGGCTCATGCCCGTCCGGCGCAGCAGAGACCGGTTTGCTCGCGGCGAGCAAGCATTCTCGCCCCGCCTGATGCGGGACACGAGGTTTTCACGCGGCGGCGCCGAATCCGGCCACCAGACCGGCCAGACGCTCGATGGCGGGATCGTTCAGTTCGAGGGCCGCCAGGCCCTCCCGCGTCCGGAACAGGTAATCCGCGGAGGAGCCGATCTGGCCCCGCGCGGTGGCGAGCCGGCGCACCGTCTCTTCCTCCCCGAGCCGCACGCATTGCGGCCCTGTGGGGTCGATGACGAAGGCGATCCCATGGCCGAAGACCTGCCCTTGGATATCGTGGAGCGGTACCCAGACGGGGCGATAGGCGCCGGTCAGCATCTCCCGCCGCCAGAGCAGGGAAAGCTCGTCCGGGAGGTGCTTCTCATCCAGGCGGAGGGCGACACCGTCGCAGCGCCCACCCTCGTCGAGGGCCAGGACGAGACCCGGATTCTCGGGCGTGCCGCGGCCGATCGGGGTCGAGAGGCAGAAGGAGCGGTGCCACCCCTCCACCCTCGCCACGCGCCGTTCGACATGATGGATGGTGGGGTTCCACATCAGGGAGCCGTAGGCGAAGACCCAGGCACCGTCCGCGCCGTCGGGCCGGGCCGCCAGGGTCTGCCGCAACGATGCCTCGCGTTCCGCATCGCTCATCAGGCGCAGGCCGGGCACCGCGGCGGATACCATCCGGTCCAGCTTGCCCGAACGCAGCAGGTCGCGCGTCAGGGCAGTGGAGACCTGGTCGGGATCGGCCGGGGAGGATGAATCGGTCAGGGACATGGGCTCCGGTTCGCCACGCCCTTCAGGGGCGCGAGAATACGGGGCCCCCTATGCAACAGCCCGGGCATTCCGGGAATGTGCCAAATCCCGATCCAGAACATCACGTAAACCGATGGTCCGCGAGGCCGCCGTGACGGGATCGGCGATTCTGTATCGCCGCCTGGGCCTCTGAGGTCTTTCCCGGGCTGCGGGGCAGCCCCGGGACGACCGGAAAAAGGTCAGCGCTGGTGCTGCGCCTTGCGGGCTTCCCGCGCCGCCTGATGGCCGGCCAGGATGGAAGCGACGCGCGAACGGGTCATCGGCTTGCGCTGGTTCTGCTCGCGCAGGGCGGCGGCGCGGGCTTCGGCCTTGGCCTTGCGCTCCTCCTTCTGGCGCTCGATCTCGGCCAGGCGCTCGGCACGGCGGGCAGCCATACGGGCTTCGCGGGCCTGCTCCGCGGCGATACGCTCGGCGCGGCGGGCGGCGAGTTCGGGATCGTCCTGGGTCGGGCGCGCACGAAAAGCCTCCAGCATCGCCTGCTTCGCCTTGGCCTGATCCTCAAGCCGCTGGGTCAGGCTTCCGGGGGTATGCTTGCTCATGCTCAGGCTTCAGCCTCCTTGCTGCGTGGAAATGGAATGGTCCGGCGCGGTTCCGCCGGGCACGGATGGGAGATGCCTTCCGGCCGCTGCCTGCCGCAAGCGGGTGGCCAGGACACAGTTCGTGCCGGAAGGACCATGCTGCATCAGCATAGCCCAGGAATCTCGGTTCCGGAAAAGAAACGGATCAACGACCCGCATGGACAGGGCTTGGGGCTCTTCGCCCGGGCGAGGTTCCCGATGGATCCCCGGATGTGCCGTCCACAGTGACAGTGGGTCGAATACCAGATCAAGTGATGGAAGGAATTGGTGGGCGCACTAGGGCTCGAACCTAGGACCCGCTGATTAAGAGTCAGCTGCTCTACCAACTGAGCTATGCGCCCGACCTTTTCGAACCGCCCCGCTTTTCAGTGGCGCCGTCCGTGTCGGTGGCGCCTATTTACCGTCTTCAACGGCAGGGTCAACCCCCTGCCCCAACTCTTTGCCGCTATTCCTTCGCCGCGGCGAATTCGGCGTCGCGATGCACCCAGACGCTGGCCAGAAGGCCGAAGCCGACCATCGCGGTGATCATCGCCGAGCCACCATGGCTGATCAGCGGCAGCGGCACGCCGCCCACAGGGATGGAGCCGGTGACCATGGCGATGTTGACGAAGACGTAGAGGAAGAAATTGGTGCCGAGCCCGACCGCGACCAGGCGGCCGTACTGGTGGCGGCAGCGGATCGCGACGAGGAAGGCGAAGATCACGACCAGCGCCAGCAGCCCCAGCGTGGCGATCGCGCCGAAGAAGCCGAATTCCTCGGCGATCATGGTGAAGATGAAGTCCGTCTGCTTCTCGGGCAGGAAGTTCAGGTGTCCCTGGGTGCCCTGCAGGAACCCCTTGCCCCAGAGCCCGCCGGAGCCGAGTGCGATCTTGGATTGGATGATGTTGTAGCCGGCGCCGAGCGGATCGCTCTCCGGGTCGAGGAAGGTGGTGATCCGCGCCTTCTGGTAGTCGTGCAGATGGTCGTAGGCGATGGGCGCCGCCGTGCCGATGGCGGCGAAGAGCAGGGCGAAGAGATACCAGCGCGCCCCGGAGGCCCAGAAGATGGCCAGGCCGATGGCGCCGGTGATGAGGGCCGTACCCAGATTCGGCTGCTTCAGGATCAGCGCCATCGGCACCAGCACGGCGATGGCGGGCGGGATCAGGAAGAAGAGGTTGCCCACCCTTTCCCAGGAAGCGCGGTGGAACCAGGAGGCGAGCGCCAGGACCAGGAGGATCTTCATCAGCTCCGAGGGCTGGAGCTGGACCGGGCCGATATCGATCCAGCGCTGCGCGCCCTTGCCCACCTGCCCGTGCAGCATCACCAGGACGAGCAGGCCGACTCCGAGGGCATAGCCGAGCCAGGACAGTTTCGCGATCACGCGGATGTCCACCAGCGCGATGCAGACCATCAGGATCAGCCCGAAGGCGAAGCGGATGGCATGCTTGCTGGCATAGATGGCTGG
Protein-coding regions in this window:
- a CDS encoding DUF6481 family protein, translated to MSKHTPGSLTQRLEDQAKAKQAMLEAFRARPTQDDPELAARRAERIAAEQAREARMAARRAERLAEIERQKEERKAKAEARAAALREQNQRKPMTRSRVASILAGHQAAREARKAQHQR
- a CDS encoding gamma-glutamylcyclotransferase, encoding MSLTDSSSPADPDQVSTALTRDLLRSGKLDRMVSAAVPGLRLMSDAEREASLRQTLAARPDGADGAWVFAYGSLMWNPTIHHVERRVARVEGWHRSFCLSTPIGRGTPENPGLVLALDEGGRCDGVALRLDEKHLPDELSLLWRREMLTGAYRPVWVPLHDIQGQVFGHGIAFVIDPTGPQCVRLGEEETVRRLATARGQIGSSADYLFRTREGLAALELNDPAIERLAGLVAGFGAAA
- the rodA gene encoding rod shape-determining protein RodA, producing MSGLYERRLLRVERGFGVLEKLWAMPWLFILMLCALAGVGYVALYSAGGGNPAIYASKHAIRFAFGLILMVCIALVDIRVIAKLSWLGYALGVGLLVLVMLHGQVGKGAQRWIDIGPVQLQPSELMKILLVLALASWFHRASWERVGNLFFLIPPAIAVLVPMALILKQPNLGTALITGAIGLAIFWASGARWYLFALLFAAIGTAAPIAYDHLHDYQKARITTFLDPESDPLGAGYNIIQSKIALGSGGLWGKGFLQGTQGHLNFLPEKQTDFIFTMIAEEFGFFGAIATLGLLALVVIFAFLVAIRCRHQYGRLVAVGLGTNFFLYVFVNIAMVTGSIPVGGVPLPLISHGGSAMITAMVGFGLLASVWVHRDAEFAAAKE
- a CDS encoding AI-2E family transporter; the protein is MSMFETRRPPLPVAIPARGIMTLIASAIVIAGLYLGRDLLVPIVLAVLLAFVLAPVVRVLRRFRLPRAPAVLISVLLAFALLLGIGLAVSRQGAQLAGNLSTYQAAIQRKVNALRLDELVRQVDTLLRGMGNLEDSARTIRRPPPVSAQSDLTPLELARGVAEPLFKPIATTGIVVVFTIFVLLYREDLRDRLIRLAGTRDLHRTMTAMTDAAYRLSRYFLAQVALNAGYGIFVGTGLWLIGLPNPVLWGILAGVMRFVPFVGTPIAVLPPVLLALAVDPGWSMAIYVLLLFACSAPLMGQALEPLLYGHSTGLSPVSVIVSATFWAFMWGPIGLLLATPLTVCLVVLGRHVERMKFLDIMLGDGPPLRPEETFYQRALEGDVDGLVAQARQMLRHTPLSVYYDEVALRGLTLAQEDRSREELGPEQFGQLRRHVAMLLEDLAVGVEDPPPTPAPGEELAESDAIPIRQGLPAPSWRNDGAMVVIAGRGELDDLAAEMAVQIFRRHGFGARAESNNVLETANLERLDPAAIRLCCLSVLEEGSSAAGVRHFLRRIRRRLPETRIVVALWHAPAGSLMLSALRSENPGETITTSLRETVALCQAVSAWALKDEEQPAG
- a CDS encoding PsiF family protein gives rise to the protein MRLFPTLLASAALLSLSGAYSVSHAQSAAQTAQQQRMTDCNATAKTRSLSGDGRKQFMSACLSGKADSTQSAAAPATQQDRMKSCNAEAGTKKLAGDARRSFMSACLSGH
- a CDS encoding multidrug effflux MFS transporter; the encoded protein is MPSWLPFLLGFLTAIGPISTDMYLPAFPAIEESLRSGAGSAQVTLAAWFMGLAVGQITQGTLSDRFGRRGPLLVGTAIYTLASVGCAVAPDLATLSICRAIAAFGGSASMVIPRAVIRDKAEGLEATRLMSRLMLIMGVAPILAPSLGGLLLGVADWRMIFWVSAFYGVVSCLLVWRFLPDTLPPEFRVSLGVASLLARYIAILRDPSFVTHMLMGGFMMFVMFAYLGGVPPVFIEIFGLSPQVFGMLFGINAIGFIGMSQLNPWLVGRYGHHRVMSWAARFCFLAILVLVVVTLTGPFGLLSVFLPIFFAIATSSLIMPNAAVGALSRQAARAGSASALMGMLQFTIAASAALVVGVLSDGTARPLAFTMLLGVCGALAADWFRRRAA
- a CDS encoding DUF2141 domain-containing protein, giving the protein MTKRSHIPGRHTARNLALACAGAMLWASLAPGQVRAEGPAQAEQSAMPCNATSQDPRIMVHVVGARSGKGEVAVTLYGSQPDRFLASGGSIARQRVPLNGATQLEACFAISGPGLYAVSIYHDENADHHFNRSLLGLPEEGYGFSNDAPTPMRAPSLREAGFQAGPGLTEVTVRLRY
- a CDS encoding DUF938 domain-containing protein, producing the protein MSDGRTSNLEDPRRHAPAAERNRDPILAVLRRHLPAEGLVLEVASGTGQHAVHFAAALPGLVFQPSDPDSSARASIDAWAAASGLPNLRPALDLDAGAEDWPALSPVAVLCINMIHISPWAATRGLLAGSARVLPAGGVLLLYGPYRRDDVETAPSNEEFDRSLRRRNPAWGLRRLEDVTAEAARHGFRRQEVVEMPANNLCVVFRHAAG